The nucleotide window ACATAGAACAAAACACACAACATCAGCCTCTCTCTCTCAATATATTTGCTTCTAATCAGTGTGGTAACTGACGGTGAAAGAAAGatactaaaagaaaaaaaaaatgggaaTCCTTTTTGAAGAAACCGTAAGCTCTGACCCCAAAACCCAAATTGTtattgatgatgataatgagcTGGGTTTGATGGCCGTGAGACTAGCCAATGCTGCCGCCTTTCCGATGGTTCTCAAAGCTGCTCTTGAGCTCGGTGTCTTTGACACTCTCTACGCCGCCTCTGTGTTCCTCTCACCTTCAGAGATAGCATCTAGGCTACCAACCACACCTCGTAACCCAGGGGCGCCAGTTTTGTTGGACCGGATGCTTCGTCTACTCGCTAGCTATTCCATGGTCAAGTGTGATACGGTCCAAGCTGGAAAGGGCGAGAGGGTCTACAGAGCCGAGCCAATTTGTAGGTTTTTCTTGAAAGATAACATTCAAGACATTGGATCCCTTGCTTCACAAGTCATTGTCAATTTTGACAGCGTCTTCCTTAATACCTGGTAATTTTCTATTCATAGATTGAAAGTAACTACAACATTCAGtttaaatacaataaatctTACCCTTATTGATACGCTTTTTTCTCAGGGCCCAATTGAAAGATGTGGTGCTAGAAGGAGGAGATGCATTTGGCCGTGCACATGGTGGCATGAAACTCTTCGACTATATGGGAACAGATGAGAGATTCAGCAAGCTCTTTAACCAGACCGGATTCACAATTGCAGTTGTGAAGAAGGCTCTTGAAGTCTACGAAGGCTTCAAAGATGTGGAAGTGTTGGTTGATGTAGGAGGAGGAGTTGGcaacacccttggtgttgttaCTTCTAAATATCATCATATTAAGGGTATTAATTTTGATCTGACTTGTGCCTTGGCACAAGCACCTTCTTACCATGGTGTAGAACATGTGGCCGGAGATATGTTTGTGGATGTTCCAACTGGAGATGCCATGATCTTGAAAGTAAGTGTTCAACAACTCTTTTatcttaaaacatttttattactTTGTACTTACTTTAgggtttttaattgttttacagCGTATACTTCATGATTGGACTGATGAAGACTGtgtaaaaattcttaaaaactgTTGGAAATCACTACCAGAAAACGGTAAAGTTGTTGTCATAGAATTAGTCACTCCTGACGACGCTGAGAATGGTGACATCAACGCAAACATTGCCTTTGACATGGACATGTTGATGTTCACCCAATGTTCCGGTGGGAAAGAGAGGTCACGAGCTGAGTTTGAAGCTTTGGCTGCAGCTTCTGGCTTCAACCATTGCAAATTCGTTTGCCAGGCTTATCACTGCTGGATTATTGAGTTCtgtaaataaaatgtataagaaTACAAACCTAAATCTACATAATAACCAAGTTTCAAttctttgtttttaatgaataaTGAGCATACCCTTTTGTATTCTAGCAATTTCATACAAAAACGAAGCTTCTTATTTTATCTCATTGTACTCTTTAAGAACaagatttaattaaattttgtcACAAGTCACAAGTGCATATTCATTACTCAACGGTCGGCTAGTTCCATTTGTTTCCTTCCTCTTTGTCTTAAGTCAATTGCTTGTCGTCATGCATTCACGAAATATAACGGCTATTTCTCTAATTTAATGTCTTATTCATCCCGTTATTCCAAAAGATCAACAGAATCTTGTTCACATTAATCTTCATATGATTTTAAATCTAATTTCCCTCTATATCTGTCTATATTCTATAGtccgaaattaaaattaaaactaaaaggAAATGTCAGTGTATAGTGCAGGTCGACTAAAGCAAGCTATACATTCTGAAAAGAAATCTGAGACATTTGAGTGAGTAGCTAGTGGAGACCACAAAGAGAttagaaagaaacaaacaacaTTGATTTATAGCACATCTCCCTAAGATTCTCACAAGAGACCACCTAACCATAAGAGCAAAAGGGAGAATGCATGATTACAAGATTAACCTTAAGTTGTAATTAGCAATTAAGATCAGAAAACGTAATCATTCCTCCCTTGTAAAGCTACTGCTATAGAAAaccttcttctctctctagAGTAGAAGAAACATGGCTACACAAGACAAAACTAGCTTCAGCTTTActgtcatcatcatcacctgCACACACAACATCAAACATTCCTATAAATAAATTCAATTCGTATTGAAaggaaatataatatttatgtgtGTTTATTATTGTTGCACTGAGTGTACCTGACGTGCTGAATTTTTGGAAGTGGTGGGCAAAGGGTTAATGGAAGTAGAGTCGACATCTCCGGTGGGAAGTGGCACAGCCGGATTACTGTTGATGAACGGAACTCCGTCTCCTGGTACCGACACCGACGTGATCTCTGACGGAGATGGTCCCGGAGAGATAGCTGAACCTTCTCTTGGACCTAATGGCCATGGGTAAGAAGGAGATGATGAGACCACTCCTCCTTCCGAGACAGGAACAGGAGCGACAGCTGGTGTTGGTGGTTGTGACGGTGGAGATGCATTGGCTAGGATGACTTGGACTGAGAGCTTCTGGTTGAGTTGGCAGGTCTTGAGATGAGATGTGTTGTTCTTGAAAGAAAAGTAGTAAGAGCCTGTTCTAGATGGGTGCCACTGCGTTTGAATTAAGGAACCATACAAAGATTACTAGAGTGGAAGTTAACATGTTTAGTTTGAAACTTCGAAATTTAAGAATGTAAAAGGAAGATTTGATTATCATTGAGCCTTGAACATATGACTTTTTGTGTATAAAACTATGACTTTAATCAATTTAACggtgtgttccaaaaaaaaaatcaagttaactttttttttttgtcagaacAAAGCATTGGATTTAAGTTATATTTTATACTAATCCACTGAAACAATTAAATTAATGATGAAAAGAGGGTTTCAGACATGAAACATAGGAAAACAGAGGAATAGGCTTTCTTTGTCAATCTCAAGAACAGAGAGGAAAAAGGGCAACTGGTAAATATCAAAACTTTATGTAATTTCAGAGAAACCCGTATTAATTTCAGACCCTTTCAAGCAATTAACCagattattttcaaaatctgtAACGAATTAAGAGAAATGTGAATGTGAAAAAGAAATATACATACCGTGAAGGAGGTGGAGTTATGTTTTGTAAGAAGAGTGGCTTGAGTGAAGTTGCAGACACTGAATGCATCTTTAGTCCTGAAGATGTAGAGATCGTATCCGTACTTGTGTCTGAAAACTGGAGGAATAAGAAccaacagcaaaaaaaaaaccgttAATTAAGAGAAAATCTAGCAAAATAGGAGAAATAAAAGGACTGTACTTGAAAATACACTTACTAACGGAGTCGCCGACATGGACAACGGGAGTTTTCCAGACAGAGACACCATCCACGAGAAACGTGGCGGAGAGAGAAGGacgggagaagagagagaggaagcagaagaagaagaccagcattaaggaggaggaagagagatGTTTCTGAtatgaaaccatttttttgcttgaAATGGGGAGAAGCCTAGGTTAAGAGATTGTGAAATAAAGAGGTAAAGAGCTTCAATGATGCCTTCCTTTTTATATTTGCATGCTTCTCTCTCACTCGCAGTAGGTCAAAAGAGAGGTTAGTGTGCCTATGGAGCTTAGGGAGAAGAGatgaaagaaagagaagagtATTTTGAAAAGTGTGGAGTGAGTGTCTGTCTGTTTTACTTTTATGTGTCTGTGTTGAATAAATGGAGAAGATTGAGAATTTTGAGgagtgtttttttatttgttaaatttttccATAACTATACTGAATTaacaatgaaaatgaaattatttgagTTTGAATTATGAGTACCAGGTACAAgtttgcatataaaaaaaacattttgactAGTTTAAGTCTATAACTACTTTTCTTTCTTGGATTTGTTTAACTAGACTCTTACACTTTTCTTCTATCTTGTATGCTTCaagaaattaatataaaacagTATTCTTACATATCTAGATCAGATTGATTAATCTCTTGTTTGAACCAAACTAACACTGCTCATGGTTTATTAGTTCAAGAATAAGATTGGAAGAAGTAAATTTATAGAAGAGAGGTATAAATCTCATGGTTTATTAGTTCAAGAATAAGATTGGAAGACAGCTGATCTATAGAAAGAGAGGTTTCTCTGTAAGCAAATAAGCAACTATAGTAAATGGTTTAAGAAATAAAGGTGCCATCATTTTTATCACGGGAAATAATGCTGTACCGATAGAAATCTGACAAAAGAGTGTGAAccatcaaaaaaaaacttacaactATAAAGAGGCATATAAATAACAAAGAGTAAAAGCAATAAAGAGAGAATTATATAACTAGATAATGATGGTAATTGTGATTCTTAAATCATTAAGCCTGTGATTTAACCCCAACATGTTTCTGATGATCCCTAATTTCcctttgattttataattatcttctacaatttttttttgttattagaaacttttctctcttttatcAAACCAAAACAGAAGGAAATGTAGCCAATTTACTTGTGGACTCTCGACACAACTTCATGGGCTGGAGGCAATTAATTAAACGCATATCTTAGGTCATAGGAGCCATCAAtgacaatattatattttgttaagataatttgaaatattaaatgcCTTTCGTTCCTCCTTATTTCTTGAAATTTCTTGCATGCGATCATCATCTTAGTCGCATTAACATATGTAAAAATAGTTAAACAGAAGTATTGATCAAAACGAATAAACTCCAAACATAACTGTTCCAAAATCCAAAATTCTgttcaaaaacaaacaaaacaacaaactTAACCTTAAGAGATTTGTCTTTGCTTGAGATGTGTTCCTTATGTAAGATAATTAAATTCACTAATTTTAATTCGCAGTGTTTCAAGAAAATGAATAGAGCAAATCGGTATAAACAAATGAGACGAGCATGGTCCAGCTTTTCTAATTTGTATTAGAACCATACG belongs to Brassica rapa cultivar Chiifu-401-42 chromosome A07, CAAS_Brap_v3.01, whole genome shotgun sequence and includes:
- the LOC103829390 gene encoding indole glucosinolate O-methyltransferase 1; the encoded protein is MGILFEETVSSDPKTQIVIDDDNELGLMAVRLANAAAFPMVLKAALELGVFDTLYAASVFLSPSEIASRLPTTPRNPGAPVLLDRMLRLLASYSMVKCDTVQAGKGERVYRAEPICRFFLKDNIQDIGSLASQVIVNFDSVFLNTWAQLKDVVLEGGDAFGRAHGGMKLFDYMGTDERFSKLFNQTGFTIAVVKKALEVYEGFKDVEVLVDVGGGVGNTLGVVTSKYHHIKGINFDLTCALAQAPSYHGVEHVAGDMFVDVPTGDAMILKRILHDWTDEDCVKILKNCWKSLPENGKVVVIELVTPDDAENGDINANIAFDMDMLMFTQCSGGKERSRAEFEALAAASGFNHCKFVCQAYHCWIIEFCK
- the LOC103829392 gene encoding early nodulin-like protein 1; this encodes MVSYQKHLSSSSLMLVFFFCFLSLFSRPSLSATFLVDGVSVWKTPVVHVGDSVIFRHKYGYDLYIFRTKDAFSVCNFTQATLLTKHNSTSFTWHPSRTGSYYFSFKNNTSHLKTCQLNQKLSVQVILANASPPSQPPTPAVAPVPVSEGGVVSSSPSYPWPLGPREGSAISPGPSPSEITSVSVPGDGVPFINSNPAVPLPTGDVDSTSINPLPTTSKNSARQVMMMTVKLKLVLSCVAMFLLL